ACCTCGAGTTTCCACCAAGCCGCGATGGCCTTGAACATGCGCTCCAACGCTGGAGTCAAGCGGGCGCACGTAGCGCGCCCCGCCCGAACGACCTGTTATACCTGACCACCCAGATATGAACCAGGATTGATAAAGAATGCTTTCTTGTAGCCTTGTGTGGAAGCATCGATGGCCCAAGGCACGGGCAGCAACCGGACGATGGAATAATGGAGATGAGGTGGCTTGCCTTTGGCATTCCCGCTATCGCCCACCGTACCTACTGCCTCGCCTGACAATACAAGACTGAGAAACGAAGTATCAATAGTCTCTAGATGCGCAAAATAGTGAAGCCGCCATTTCGGGCCCAGGACAACAACTACATTGCCACCTTTTGCGAGGTTGCCAGTGTAAAGAACCATGCCGTCCGTTGTACTCACGACAGGCCGGCCATGATCCGCAAAGATATCGATGCCTTTATGCACACCAGAAGTACCCCAAGGCTCAAACCAGAATGACTGCTGATTCCAGTCATTTTTCGAAGCACCCGCCACGGGAATCTTGATCCGCTCTGGAACCATGAAGCCTGCCAAAAACAGCAGAAGAAATGAAACAACGATTTTCTTGGATTTTGACATGCTACGACTGGTGTCAAGCCTGGCTCCACACGCTGCCGAAGGCCATCGCGTGGAAGGAAATGTCAGCCCGCAAGCCGGGTAATGGAGTGCTCAAGGTTCTCACGCGCCTGGTCCTCAAGCTGATCATGGAAATGCTCGGTGCTGAAAATCGAGATGCGGCCTATGAATTCACGAAGTACAGCCAACCGCTTGCGGCGAAACAGCCAGCGAGGCACCCAGCCATATTCTTCCCGCACTTGGCGCTCGTACTCGGCAAATCGCTCGGGCTCCGCTCCAAGGATGGAAAGGTCGATATCCACAAGCAAGCGCTCATCCTGGGATACCGGCAATGCCGAATGCCTGGTGGCCAACACGAGCGCCTGGACCCGCTCCCCCGCTTCCAGCGGCACACCACTCGCTGCGAGTTCCCGCTTGGCCCAAAGCGCACTTTGCAATTCATTGTCTTCGCGCCTCAATTCATACACCGCATCATGGAACCACAGTGCAAGCTCGACCTCACCAGGATGCTCGGCCAACTCGAGCACAGGCTGCAATTTCTCAAGACACTCCCGGAGATGCTGAAGCGTGTGGTACTTGCGATGCGACTCCTTGTAGCAATCGACCACCTGTTCGAACAGGGCTCGATCAGGCTGCGCGCCCAACGCAACCCAGGCTCTTTGCCACGACTGCTGGAGGAACTGCATGTCTTGGGGGCTAATGCTGAAATTAAGCCGCGCCGCGAAGCGGCGTCGGCTTGAATGAATTGTTAAGCCTTTTTGGAATCGAATCGGGGCATGAGCGCGAAAACGCCCCAACCCAAATACTCGCGCGTGTAGGCTGCGTGGCGTTCAGGCTCTGTGCTCAGCCTGGAACGGATCTCCTCTGCCAACTCATCGTCGGGATTTTCCTCAAGCCATCGGCGCATTGTGAGCCACTTGGCCGCTTCGTACCTGTCCCAACCGTCTTGATTGGCTAGAACCATCTCAACAACGTCGTAAT
This DNA window, taken from Thauera sp. K11, encodes the following:
- a CDS encoding M23 family metallopeptidase encodes the protein MSKSKKIVVSFLLLFLAGFMVPERIKIPVAGASKNDWNQQSFWFEPWGTSGVHKGIDIFADHGRPVVSTTDGMVLYTGNLAKGGNVVVVLGPKWRLHYFAHLETIDTSFLSLVLSGEAVGTVGDSGNAKGKPPHLHYSIVRLLPVPWAIDASTQGYKKAFFINPGSYLGGQV
- a CDS encoding HD domain-containing protein, with translation MQFLQQSWQRAWVALGAQPDRALFEQVVDCYKESHRKYHTLQHLRECLEKLQPVLELAEHPGEVELALWFHDAVYELRREDNELQSALWAKRELAASGVPLEAGERVQALVLATRHSALPVSQDERLLVDIDLSILGAEPERFAEYERQVREEYGWVPRWLFRRKRLAVLREFIGRISIFSTEHFHDQLEDQARENLEHSITRLAG